In Lachancea thermotolerans CBS 6340 chromosome H complete sequence, a single genomic region encodes these proteins:
- the VMA3 gene encoding H(+)-transporting V0 sector ATPase subunit c (similar to uniprot|P25515 Saccharomyces cerevisiae YEL027W CUP5 Proteolipid subunit of the vacuolar H()-ATPase V0 sector required for vacuolar acidification and important for copper and iron metal ion homeostasis): MSTELCPAYAPFFGAIGCASAIIFSSFGAAYGTAKSGVGVCATCVLRPDLLFKNIVPVVMAGIIAIYGLVVSVLVCYSLTQKQALYTGFIQLGAGLSVGLSGLAAGFAIGIVGDAGVRGTAQQPRLFVGMILILIFAEVLGLYGLIVALLLNSRATQDVSCT; the protein is encoded by the coding sequence atgagTACTGAATTGTGTCCAGCATACGCGCCCTTTTTCGGCGCCATCGGATGTGCGTCCGCGATCATCTTCTCGTCGTTCGGCGCTGCGTACGGGACTGCCAAGTCCGGTGTCGGTGTGTGCGCGACCTGTGTGCTGAGACCAGACTtgctgttcaagaacatcgTGCCTGTGGTCATGGCCGGTATTATTGCCATTTACGGTCTGGTTGTGTCGGTGTTGGTGTGCTACTCGCTGACCCAGAAGCAGGCTCTCTACACTGGGTTCATCCAGCTGGGTGCCGGTCTCTCGGTCGGGCTCAGTGGTTTGGCCGCCGGGTTCGCCATCGGTATCGTCGGTGACGCGGGTGTGAGAGGTACTGCCCAGCAGCCTAGACTGTTTGTGGGTATGATTCTGATCTTGATTTTCGCCGAAGTGTTGGGTCTGTACGGGCTGATTGTCGCGCTTCTGTTGAACTCCAGAGCCACCCAGGACGTCAGCTGCACCTAA
- the POL32 gene encoding DNA polymerase delta subunit POL32 (weakly similar to uniprot|P47110 Saccharomyces cerevisiae YJR043C POL32 Third subunit of DNA polymerase delta involved in chromosomal DNA replication required for error-prone DNA synthesis in the presence of DNA damage and processivity interacts with Pol31p PCNA (Pol30p) and Pol1p): MTFFKTRSAVWTLKIRQAARTNRMASEVSRYIHERLFDSVQVVLFTDVMAEFQLSSGRAKAEMYQFYRTTSSKVNCVIVCCYAGGVVKVVEELGTFERTDDLLDAFIYAFNPMQQFAPVNALARRPVGVANCFELRVEEPQVVASQAEESKPQQPRAAANRAHTVPQRAAPSAVKQKASGVTKTGGLRSTALLQKMRQEREERERARHEELQRRKQAREEQLANDPQRKREMEELASIFDSDEEEHTAGQQPSSEPPSDTRADSEPEPQPEPESQDRNTAAAAGREPISQAELGELLETTAEESLIETAPPPAAPVDAEPETYVDEEGYTVTRRPAQRASSTPSKRARSSPRAAAPASTPQQSKKRKQQSLMSFFSKRK; this comes from the coding sequence AtgacatttttcaaaacgcGTTCTGCTGTTTGGACACTAAAGATCCGGCAGGCTGCGCGAACAAACAGAATGGCGTCTGAGGTTTCGAGATATATCCATGAGCGCCTGTTCGACAGCGTACAGGTGGTACTGTTCACAGACGTAATGGCCGAATTCCAACTCTCCAGCGGACGCGCCAAGGCCGAAATGTACCAGTTTTACCGCACCACCTCATCGAAGGTGAACTGCGTGATAGTGTGCTGCTACGCGGGCGGCGTTGTCAAGGTCGTGGAGGAGCTCGGGACGTTCGAGCGCACGGACGACCTGCTGGATGCATTTATCTACGCATTCAACCCAATGCAGCAATTTGCGCCCGTGAACGCACTTGCTCGTCGGCCCGTGGGCGTAGCCAACTGCTTCGAGCTGCGCGTCGAGGAGCCGCAGGTCGTCGCCTCTCAGGCCGAGGAAAGCAAACCCCAGCagccgcgcgccgcggcgAACCGTGCGCACACCGTGCCACAACGCGCCGCGCCCTCTGCCGTCAAGCAGAAGGCCAGCGGTGTTACAAAGACTGGAGGCCTGCGATCGACAGCGCTTCTGCAAAAGATGCGCCAGGAGCGCGAAGAGCGTGAGCGTGCCCGCCACGAGGAGCTGCAGCGCCGCAAGCAGGCGCGCGAGGAGCAGCTGGCCAACGATCCGCAGCGGAAGCGCGAAATGGAGGAGCTAGCGTCGATTTTCGAcagcgacgaagaagagcacaCAGCAGGCCAGCAGCCCTCGAGCGAGCCACCCAGTGACACTCGAGCTGATTCTGAGCCCGAACCCCAGCCCGAGCCGGAATCGCAGGACCGAAAcaccgccgctgccgccggcCGCGAGCCCATCAGCCAAGCAGAGCTCGGCGAACTGCTGGAAACCACCGCTGAGGAATCGCTGATCGAGACAGCCCCGCCCCCAGCGGCTCCTGTAGATGCCGAGCCCGAGACCTACGTCGACGAAGAAGGCTACACTGTCACCAGAAGAcccgcgcagcgcgcgtCCTCCACCCCGAGCAAACGCGCGCGCAGCTCGCCAAGGGCTGCGGCGCCGGCCTCCACACCACAGCAGtccaagaagcgcaaacAGCAGTCACTcatgagcttcttcagcaagcGCAAGTAG
- a CDS encoding KLTH0H14564p (conserved hypothetical protein), which translates to MTFENFLRGPTEDKSVPQQPPTERYQAANSYLELFSQKGKLVVVTGAAGAIGGAICEGFASAGADLCLVDYKYDAELAKYLAQKYGIQARAYQVDITKGDDVKACVQAIRDDFTGRDIDTFIANAGVAWTHGSILNESATPEAWQRVMDVNVQGTFHCSKYIAEVFKLQGHGCLILTASMSSHIANVPNYQTCYNASKAAVRHMARGFAVEFAHLTEPAGRIRCNSVSPGYTDTILSSFVPTEQRAQWWGLTPQGREALPEELVGAYLYLASDAASFTNGCDISVDGGYTCV; encoded by the coding sequence ATGactttcgaaaacttcCTCAGAGGCCCCACCGAAGACAAAAGTGTCCCACAGCAGCCACCTACCGAGAGATACCAGGCAGCCAACAGCTACCTGGAGCTGTTCTCGCAAAAGGGCAAGCTCGTGGTGGTGAccggcgccgccggcgcAATTGGCGGCGCGATCTGCGAGGGCTTCGCGTCCGCGGGCGCTGACCTGTGTCTCGTGGACTATAAGTACGATGCGGAGCTCGCAAAGTACCTGGCGCAGAAATACGGGATCCAGGCGCGCGCATACCAGGTGGACATCACCAAAGGCGACGACGTCAAGGCGTGCGTGCAGGCGATTCGCGACGACTTCACGGGCCGCGACATCGATACCTTCATCGCCAACGCGGGCGTTGCGTGGACTCACGGCAGCATTCTCAACGAGAGCGCCACGCCCGAGGCGTGGCAGCGCGTCATGGACGTGAACGTGCAAGGTACGTTCCACTGCTCCAAGTACATCGCCGAAGTGTTCAAGCTGCAGGGCCACGGCTGCCTCATCCTGACCGCGTCCATGTCGAGCCACATCGCCAACGTGCCCAACTACCAGACCTGTTACAACGCCTCCAAGGCCGCTGTGCGCCACATGGCGCGGGGGTTCGCGGTCGAATTTGCGCACCTGACCGAGCCTGCGGGTCGCATTCGCTGCAACTCTGTCTCGCCCGGCTACACCGACACCATTCTAAGTTCTTTCGTGCCTACGGAGCAGAGAGCTCAGTGGTGGGGTCTTACCCCGCAGGGTCGTGAGGCATTGCCAGAGGAGCTGGTGGGTGCCTACCTGTACCTGGCTTCCGACGCTGCCAGCTTCACCAACGGCTGTGACATCTCCGTTGATGGAGGCTACACATGTGTATAA
- the BUD16 gene encoding putative pyridoxal kinase BUD16 (similar to uniprot|P39988 Saccharomyces cerevisiae YEL029C), whose translation MPRLLATQSHVVHGYVGNKAATFPLQCMGWDVDCLNSVQFSNHTGYGRDRVFGTCTSAQQLESVFEGLAAFGDYDAVLSGYLPNRESVACMARNYKKMKERQPELIWLLDPVMGDDGQLYVNEDVIPEYEALVTSSLVDVITPNQFELEILYGKHISDLASLRRALEKLHETVPVIVVTSCSSELFGDPSHLYCVASTRGHPATVYRVPVIESYFTGVGDLFSALLLDRLYNTRQDSGSSHLDINQVLDVVQKVLATTLQHSPANIKAAMGSPIEMKLMELRIVESRDHYVQFECPRNFIYRQL comes from the coding sequence ATGCCACGCCTGCTAGCCACTCAGTCGCACGTTGTTCACGGGTACGTGGGCAACAAGGCTGCGACGTTCCCGCTCCAATGCATGGGATGGGACGTCGACTGCCTCAACAGCGTTCAGTTTTCCAACCACACCGGCTACGGCAGAGACCGAGTGTTCGGGACCTGCACCTCcgcgcagcagctggagTCCGTATTCGAGGGTCTCGCTGCCTTCGGAGACTACGACGCCGTGCTGTCGGGGTACCTGCCCAACAGGGAATCGGTTGCGTGCATGGCTCGCAATtacaagaagatgaaagaaCGACAGCCAGAGCTGATCTGGCTCCTGGACCCAGTGATGGGGGACGACGGGCAGCTCTACGTGAACGAGGACGTCATTCCAGAGTACGAGGCTTTGGTGACGTCCTCGCTTGTCGACGTCATCACGCCCAACCAGTTCGAGCTCGAGATCCTGTACGGAAAGCACATATCAGATCTTGCGTCCCTTCGGCGCGCgctcgagaagcttcaCGAGACTGTACCTGTGATAGTAGTGACATCGTGCTCTTCGGAGCTGTTCGGCGATCCCTCGCACCTCTACTGCGTCGCGTCCACGCGCGGGCATCCGGCAACCGTATACAGAGTGCCTGTAATTGAGTCATACTTCACCGGGGTTGGCGACCTGTTCTCTGCTCTGCTACTGGACCGCCTATACAACACGCGCCAAGACTCCGGCTCTTCGCACCTCGATATCAACCAGGTTTTGGATGTGGTGCAGAAGGTTCTGGCTACTACACTGCAGCACTCTCCTGCGAACATAAAGGCAGCCATGGGCTCTCCCATAGAGATGAAGCTAATGGAGCTAAGGATAGTCGAGAGCAGAGACCACTACGTTCAATTCGAATGCCCTCGCAACTTCATTTATAGACAGTTATAA
- the HTD2 gene encoding hydroxyacyl-thioester dehydratase HTD2 (similar to uniprot|P38790 Saccharomyces cerevisiae YHR067W HTD2 Mitochondrial 3-hydroxyacyl- thioester dehydratase involved in fatty acid biosynthesis required for respiratory growth and for normal mitochondrial morphology) gives MNGAHSALKWGFKELVSDAPLTRFQSMVSERMPLKLTQGHTGLQTLSPGDHLLYFNPQRETLDVDGYFKYQTPAALLHRPLAFKRRMWALGAMSFKNPLRIGHSYECIETIKFVKKIRQDYYVGINRQIFEPSSNVSFVDEFRTLVYTDSAPAPISPAAAHMQNPVSSVRLTFYESDVFRYSSLTFNPHRVHWDHKYCTEVEGYSSPIVQGPFIVHALLKYAQCLGVRVGAVKYKNSQYLSSGSTVEMCIAAPVEGRCEAHVRDPQAPNIIFCKASLTLA, from the coding sequence ATGAACGGCGCGCATAGCGCTCTTAAGTGGGGCTTCAAGGAACTTGTATCAGACGCTCCCTTGACAAGGTTTCAATCAATGGTTTCGGAGCGTATGCCGCTCAAGCTCACACAAGGGCACACTGGGCTGCAAACGCTTTCACCAGGAGATCACTTATTGTATTTTAACCCACAGAGGGAGACACTGGATGTTGACGGATACTTCAAATACCAGACCCCAGCCGCTCTTCTGCATCGTCCGTTAGCATTCAAGAGACGCATGTGGGCACTGGGTGCcatgtctttcaagaatccATTACGCATTGGTCACAGCTACGAGTGCATAGAAACAATTAAGTTTGTAAAAAAGATCAGACAAGACTACTACGTTGGGATAAATcgtcaaatttttgagcctAGTTCAAACGTTTCTTTCGTCGATGAGTTTCGCACGCTTGTTTATACCGATAGTGCACCAGCACCAATCAGCCCCGCCGCAGCGCATATGCAGAACCCAGTTTCGAGTGTGCGCTTGACATTTTATGAGTCGGATGTTTTTAGGTACAGTTCCTTGACATTCAACCCACATAGGGTTCACTGGGATCACAAATACTGTACTGAAGTTGAGGGATATTCAAGCCCCATCGTCCAAGGGCCCTTTATTGTTCATGCCCTGCTGAAGTACGCCCAATGCCTAGGAGTGCGCGTTGGCGCAGTCAAGTATAAAAATTCACAATACCTAAGTTCCGGTAGTACTGTCGAGATGTGCATCGCTGCTCCAGTGGAAGGAAGATGTGAAGCCCACGTTCGTGACCCGCAAGCTCCAAATATCATATTCTGTAAAGCGTCACTAACGCTAGCCTAG
- the IPK1 gene encoding inositol pentakisphosphate 2-kinase (similar to uniprot|Q06667 Saccharomyces cerevisiae YDR315C IPK1 Inositol 1 3 4 5 6- pentakisphosphate 2-kinase nuclear protein required for synthesis of 1 2 3 4 5 6-hexakisphosphate (phytate) which is integral to cell function has 2 motifs conserved in other fungi ipk1 gle1 double mutant is inviable) — translation MVSTKSASCARLINSGNANAIIQLPGANYLIRCCVRFDSVDKNNKYTLENIEYINTQVRPLLGDCVVSLEPEFLKLDDLLLILRNFVPNCDTDEVVALKMEDLTRCIDGTVNVDHFTKIHSTRDHRTIVWEFKPKWLGNSESSHSLCRNCTHNKLKKRDIRYCYAMALKDPADVVSQCFSRQKVPEQFLRDLRAYLGSEESILVKLAAAQKKLAVVAPRPSELNSESDVTTELALLMTLRDVSCFIRWEASGAISAKIIDVDLKPSSKWRHWATEQRKVHTYCEPVYH, via the coding sequence ATGGTTTCTACAAAATCCGCAAGTTGCGCTCGACTTATTAACAGCGGCAACGCGAACGCTATTATACAGCTCCCGGGCGCTAACTATCTAATCAGATGCTGCGTGAGATTTGACAGTGTCGATAAGAACAACAAATACACATTGGAAAATATTGAGTACATAAATACTCAGGTTCGACCGCTTTTAGGAGATTGCGTTGTGTCCCTGGAACCCGAGTTTTTAAAGCTCGATGACTTGCTGCTAATCTTGCGTAATTTTGTACCAAATTGTGACACAGATGAGGTGgtggctttgaaaatggaGGATCTGACCCGCTGTATAGACGGGACCGTGAATGTAGATCACTTCACCAAGATCCACAGTACTAGAGACCACCGCACAATTGTATGGGAGTTCAAGCCCAAATGGCTTGGTAATTCCGAATCGAGTCATTCGCTGTGTAGGAACTGCACGCACAACAAGCTTAAGAAGAGAGACATTCGGTATTGCTATGCAATGGCGCTGAAGGACCCTGCTGATGTTGTTTCTCAATGCTTTTCTAGGCAGAAGGTTCCCGAACAGTTCTTGAGGGACTTGCGAGCCTATCTTGGAAGCGAAGAAAGCATCTTGGTAAAGTTAGCGGCTGCACAAAAGAAACTAGCTGTAGTAGCACCGCGGCCGAGTGAGCTAAACAGCGAAAGTGATGTGACCACAGAACTCGCGCTCCTTATGACCCTGCGAGATGTATCGTGTTTCATTAGATGGGAAGCCAGTGGCGCCATAAGTGCGAAGATTATTGATGTGGATCTCAAGCCGAGTTCGAAATGGCGGCACTGGGCAACTGAACAGCGCAAAGTTCATACCTACTGTGAGCCAGTCTACCACTAG
- the DYS1 gene encoding deoxyhypusine synthase (highly similar to uniprot|P38791 Saccharomyces cerevisiae YHR068W DYS1 Deoxyhypusine synthase catalyzes formation of deoxyhypusine the first step in hypusine biosynthesis triggers posttranslational hypusination of translation elongation factor eIF-5A and regulates its intracellular levels tetrameric) yields the protein MSALNEKLPDTLNDAVLKASVSISDDHVKVQGIDYSKSEAVDMRASDLVESMKTMGFQASALGQGCEIINKMRSWRGKHIDELEEHERKGSFDEEGRQKTTIFLGYTSNLISSGLRETIRYLVQHNQVSAIVATAGGIEEDLIKCLAPTYLGEFTLKGANLRDKGLNRIGNLLVPNDNYCKFEEWIVPILDKMLEEQEEYVTKHGNQCLDASTDVDVPIWTPSKLIDRLGKEINDESSVLYWAHKNKIPVFCPAVTDGSIGDMLFFHTFKSSPSQLRLDIVSDIRKINCMSMEASKAGMLLLGGGLIKHHIANACLMRNGADYAVYINTGQEFDGSDAGARPDEAVSWGKIKAEAESVKIYADATVVFPLVVAATFASGK from the coding sequence ATGTCTGCACTTAACGAAAAGCTTCCAGATACCTTGAATGATGCTGTCTTAAAGGCTTCGGTGTCAATTTCCGATGACCATGTCAAGGTTCAGGGTATTGACTATTCCAAGTCCGAAGCCGTTGATATGAGAGCTTCCGACTTGGTTGAGTCTATGAAAACCATGGGTTTCCAGGCCAGCGCTTTGGGGCAGGGTTGtgaaatcatcaacaagatgaGATCATGGAGAGGCAAGCATATTGATGAGCTGGAGGAACATGAGCGTAAAGGTTCCTTCGATGAAGAGGGCCGCCAGAAGACTACTATTTTTCTGGGGTACACTTCGAACCTGATCAGCTCAGGTCTTCGCGAAACGATTCGTTACTTGGTCCAGCACAACCAGGTTAGCGCTATCGTTGCGACTGCAGGTGGGatcgaagaagatcttaTTAAGTGCCTGGCCCCAACGTACCTTGGCGAGTTTACCCTGAAGGGCGCCAACTTGCGTGACAAGGGTCTAAACCGTATTGGTAACTTGCTAGTGCCCAACGACAACTACTGTAAGTTTGAAGAGTGGATCGTACCTATTTTGGACAAGATGCTTgaggaacaagaagagtATGTTACTAAGCACGGCAATCAATGCCTAGACGCGAGCACGGACGTTGACGTCCCAATTTGGACACCATCGAAACTGATTGACCGCCTGGGTAAGGAGATTAATGACGAGTCTTCTGTCCTCTACTGGGctcacaaaaacaagatccCAGTGTTCTGTCCAGCTGTCACCGATGGCTCCATTGGAGACATGTTGTTCTTCCATACTTTCAAGTCTTCGCCAAGCCAGTTGCGTTTGGACATTGTTTCTGATATTCGCAAGATCAACTGCATGTCTATGGAAGCTTCTAAAGCTGGTATGCTGCTCCTAGGTGGTGGTCTAATTAAGCACCACATCGCGAACGCTTGCCTAATGAGAAACGGTGCTGATTATGCTGTGTACATCAACACTGGACAGGAATTTGACGGCTCGGATGCGGGCGCCAGACCTGACGAAGCCGTTTCTTGGGGTAAAATTAAGGCCGAAGCTGAGTCTGTTAAGATTTACGCTGATGCCACTGTTGTATTCCCATTGGTTGTTGCAGCTACGTTCGCCAGCGGCAAATAA
- the OMS1 gene encoding putative RNA methyltransferase (similar to uniprot|Q06668 Saccharomyces cerevisiae YDR316W OMS1 Protein integral to the mitochondrial membrane has a conserved methyltransferase motif multicopy suppressor of respiratory defects caused by OXA1 mutations) — translation MIRYTIPRGVAWRYVGFPRRLAVPTLTRFSSTFIPQPNAKVKRIKTKEELAREKLEEQMQSKNWFVRWGAIARSERFTKGMTKYLIGAYIFFLIYGLYFMKKLYAKEKELETLEAKLLEGKANEFETLRIKELRGKLRTRDELKLAKYREMRKDEGQDYSEFDNVKLENNDQNRLNTQILPARDTTEFYDAKAADYDKGVNFEEKAIFMGRRRKWLMKHCQGDVLEIACGTGRNLKYADLANINSITFLDASKKMMEITHEKFREEFPNFKRAAFVVGKAESLLELASGGSSANLDPSTKVKYDTIVEAFGLCSHQDPVKALKNFEMLLKPGGRIVLLEHGRGKYGFINKILDDRAEKRLETWGCRWNLDLGEILDDSGLEIVEEKRTHLGTTWCIVAKRKGDVKKETEVGFIEKYFGSSIKGKFEAYENANKPKDSKNNH, via the coding sequence ATGATCCGGTATACGATACCAAGAGGAGTTGCGTGGAGATATGTGGGTTTCCCAAGGCGGCTTGCAGTGCCCACTTTAACAAGGTTCAGCTCCACTTTCATTCCACAGCCAAATGCCAAAGTAAAACGTATAAagaccaaagaagagctggcGAGAgagaagctggaagagcAAATGCAATCTAAGAACTGGTTTGTCAGATGGGGTGCGATTGCTAGAAGTGAGAGGTTCACGAAGGGAATGACCAAGTACCTGATCGGAGCTTATATCTTCTTCCTAATTTACGGTTTGTACTTCatgaagaagctttacGCAAAggaaaaagagctggaaaCGCTGGAGGCAAAACTTCTCGAAGGAAAAGCCAATGAATTTGAGACCTTGAGgatcaaagagcttcgCGGGAAACTGAGAACGAGGGACGAGTTAAAGCTGGCAAAGTACCGTGAAATGAGGAAAGATGAGGGACAGGACTACAGCGAATTTGACAATGtcaagctggaaaacaaTGACCAAAACAGATTGAACACTCAAATTCTGCCAGCACGCGATACAACTGAGTTTTATGACGCAAAGGCTGCAGATTACGATAAAGGCGTGAACTTCGAAGAGAAAGCGATTTTTATGGGAAGAAGGCGTAAATGGCTTATGAAACACTGCCAAGGAGACGTCCTGGAAATAGCTTGTGGTACCggaagaaatttgaaataCGCGGATCTAGCTAATATAAACTCCATCACTTTCCTAGACGCTtccaagaagatgatgGAAATTACCCATGAAAAGTTCCGGGAAGAATTtccaaacttcaaaaggGCTGCTTTTGTTGTCGGGAAAGCAGAAAGCCTGTTAGAGTTGGCCTCTGGGGGATCTTCTGCGAACCTCGACCCCAGCACCAAGGTGAAATACGACACAATTGTGGAAGCATTCGGGTTGTGCTCTCATCAAGATCCTGTGAAAGCCCTCAAGAACTTCGAAATGCTACTGAAACCAGGCGGGCGAATCGTGCTGTTAGAGCACGGAAGAGGTAAGTACGGGTTCATTAACAAGATTCTTGACGACAGGGCAGAGAAACGGTTAGAAACTTGGGGTTGTCGGTGGAATCTTGATTTGGGCGAAATCCTTGATGACTCTGGGCTGgagattgttgaagagaagCGGACGCATTTGGGTACCACATGGTGCATCGTCGCAAAGAGAAAGGGTGatgtgaagaaagagactGAGGTTGGATTCATTGAGAAATATTTTGGATCCAGTATCAAGGGAAAATTCGAAGCCTACGAGAATGCGAACAAGCCCAAAGACTCTAAAAACAATCATTAA
- the RRP4 gene encoding exosome non-catalytic core subunit RRP4 (highly similar to uniprot|P38792 Saccharomyces cerevisiae YHR069C RRP4 Ribosomal RNA Processing 3->5 exoribonuclease Component of the exosome 3->5 exonuclease complex with Rrp41p Rrp42p Rrp43p and Dis3p (Rrp44p).), whose protein sequence is MSSRSSLLTHSQQTASMPADVISVRKVQEGFQFVNSLASEGESDVEMSDDEKVEKSAEANDGAIVTPGELVTDDPIWMRGHGTYFLENKTYASVAGTVSRVNRLLSVVPLRGRYAPETGDHIIGRIAEVGNRRWKVDIGAKQHAVLMLGSVNLPGGVLRRKSESDELQMRNFLKEGDLLNAEVQSLFQDGSASLHTRSLKYGKLRNGVFLQVPSPLIVRSKNHTHNLPGNVTVILGVNGFIWLRKTSELDTANNSSAVVGKNAATLSGASGEFKPGNNSVSITRLEEESSWEIYSDKNDHISDVMRKTITRYSNVIKALAHCEIGITEARVVAAYEASMAYSQIGSLIDKENMEAIGQDVINAERMRGNA, encoded by the coding sequence atgagctccAGAAGTTCACTTCTTACCCACTCACAACAAACAGCAAGCATGCCCGCGGATGTTATTAGCGTGCGCAAAGTGCAGGAGGGGTTCCAATTTGTGAACAGCTTGGCGTCAGAGGGTGAAAGTGATGTTGAAATGTCGGACGACGAGAAGGTTGAAAAATCAGCAGAGGCTAACGATGGCGCAATCGTAACACCTGGTGAGCTGGTAACAGACGATCCTATTTGGATGCGTGGACACGGTACATACTTTTTGGAGAACAAGACCTATGCGTCGGTGGCAGGAACTGTCTCAAGGGTAAATAGACTGCTCTCTGTGGTGCCGCTGCGGGGGCGGTACGCCCCAGAAACAGGAGACCACATCATTGGAAGAATTGCTGAGGTCGGGAACAGGAGATGGAAGGTCGATATTGGAGCCAAACAGCATGCTGTGCTGATGTTAGGGTCCGTGAACCTTCCCGGTGGTGTTCTTAGAAGAAAATCTGAGTCCGATGAACTACAGATgagaaactttttgaaagagggAGATCTTTTGAATGCAGAGGTTCAGTCGCTTTTCCAAGATGGAAGCGCCTCTTTACACACTAGATCGCTAAAATACGGAAAGTTGAGAAACGGAGTCTTCCTACAGGTACCCAGCCCGCTTATAGTGCGCTCTAAAAACCACACGCACAACCTGCCAGGTAACGTTACTGTTATTCTCGGAGTAAACGGTTTTATATGGCTGCGGAAAACCTCCGAACTGGACACCGCCAATAATAGCTCAGCGGTGGTAGGTAAAAACGCCGCAACGCTTTCAGGCGCTAGCGGAGAGTTCAAACCAGGCAACAACTCGGTGAGTATTACGAGATTGGAGGAAGAGTCATCGTGGGAGATTTACTCTGATAAAAATGACCACATCTCGGACGTCATGAGAAAGACTATCACTCGATACTCCAACGTCATCAAAGCTTTAGCTCATTGCGAGATAGGGATTACAGAGGCGAGGGTAGTAGCCGCATACGAGGCAAGTATGGCTTACAGCCAGATTGGTTCCCTTATCGACAAGGAAAATATGGAGGCTATTGGCCAAGATGTCATCAACGCGGAAAGGATGAGAGGAAATGCGTAG